In Antennarius striatus isolate MH-2024 chromosome 8, ASM4005453v1, whole genome shotgun sequence, a single window of DNA contains:
- the LOC137599983 gene encoding solute carrier family 22 member 7-like isoform X2, translated as MRFESVLAAIKGFGRFQKMILAMCFFGRFSIPCHFMLNNFIADVPSHHCDFSSLDDGGVFRNLSMEEKLVVSIPVQEDGTPSSCRMFAEPQYHLLQNSSNSPDARTVPCQTGWVYDNTTLRSTVTSQWDLVCERRGKNKATATIFFIGAMIGTVISGSLSDRFGRRIIILLSYLSVMFFGFASALSTSYVMFMVLRFFTGLCISGILIIAATLTVEWVDIEHRKLVGVIDSLAWTFGSAVFAGIAYLVTDWRWLTVSVTSPLILILITSWWLPESARWLIANGKHEQAHMYLKRCAKMNQAENFIDSIKTETLSDIVVTEKKDRTYSLLDLIRTPKIRRLALGTGFLWFCVSTTYFFISFHITGFWLDIYFTQFAYSLIEIPTKIALYFLLDKIGRRPTVVGTQLIVAICLGINIVLPKDMSLVITVIAVIGKGFSSAGFATLVLYTAELYPTVVRLVWATTPSMVELEQLWLLLFSYWMRYGRSYPRLCCAV; from the exons ATGAGATTCGAGAGCGTTCTAGCAGCAATAAAAGGATTTGGAAGATTTCAGAAGATGATCCTCGCAATGTGCTTTTTTGGCCGCTTCTCCATTCCCTGTCACTTCATGCTCAACAACTTCATCGCGGACGTTCCTTCTCACCACTGTGACTTCAGCTCTTTGGACGATGGAGGTGTTTTTAGGAATTTATCCATGGAGGAGAAGCTTGTTGTTAGTATTCCTGTCCAGGAGGATGGGACTCCGAGCTCCTGTCGAATGTTTGCAGAACCTCAGTATCACCTGCTGCAGAACTCCTCCAACTCTCCTGACGCACGGACGGTGCCATGTCAGACTGGATGGGTGTACGACAACACCACCCTCAGGTCTACTGTGACCTCACAG tgggaCTTggtgtgtgaaagaagagggAAAAATAAAGCAACTGCCACCATCTTCTTTATCGGAGCGATGATTGGAACCGTTATTTCTGGAAGCCTGAGTGACAG GTTTGGCCGACGGATCATAATCCTGTTGTCCTACCTGTCAGTGATGTTCTTTGGTTTTGCCAGTGCTCTCTCTACTTCCTATGTGATGTTTATGGTGCTGCGATTCTTCACTGGGTTATGTATATCTGGCATCCTCATCATTGCAGCAACCCTCA CTGTGGAGTGGGTGGACATTGAACACAGGAAACTGGTGGGAGTGATCGACAGCTTGGCCTGGACATTTGGTAGTGCAGTGTTTGCAGGAATTGCTTACCTGGTGACTGACTGGCGGTGGCTGACTGTCAGTGTCACCTCACCTCTGATCTTGATCTTGATCACCTCGTG GTGGCTGCCAGAGTCAGCAAGGTGGCTCATAGCCAATGGAAAGCACGAGCAAGCTCATATGTACTTGAAGAGATGCGCCAAGATGAACCAAGCAGAGAATTTCATTGACTCAATTAAAACGGAG ACATTATCAGACATTGTTGTGACTGAGAAAAAAGATCGGACCTATTCCTTGCTTGATCTGATAAGAACACCCAAAATAAGGAGACTGGCCCTCGGCACTGGTTTCCTATG GTTTTGTGTGTCAACTACATATTTTTTCATCAGTTTCCACATTACAGGCTTCTGGTTGGATATATATTTCACCCAGTTTGCTTATTCTTTGATTGAAATCCCAAcaaaaatagcactttattttcTACTGGATAAGATAGGCAGAAGACCAACAGTGGTGGGAACTCAGCTGATTGTTGCAATCTGCCTTGGAATCAACATTGTATTACCTAAAG ACATGTCTCTGGTCATAACGGTGATAGCAGTTATTGGAAAAGGATTTTCTTCAGCAGGGTTTGCCACACTTGTACTCTACACTGCAGAGCTCTATCCCACTGTAGTAAG ATTGGTCTGGGCTACAACTCCTTCTATGGTCGAATTGGAACAGCTCTGGCTCCTTTTATTCTCTTACTGGATGAGGTATGGACGGAGCTACCCCAGACTGTGCTGTGCTGTATAG
- the LOC137599983 gene encoding solute carrier family 22 member 7-like isoform X1 has protein sequence MRFESVLAAIKGFGRFQKMILAMCFFGRFSIPCHFMLNNFIADVPSHHCDFSSLDDGGVFRNLSMEEKLVVSIPVQEDGTPSSCRMFAEPQYHLLQNSSNSPDARTVPCQTGWVYDNTTLRSTVTSQWDLVCERRGKNKATATIFFIGAMIGTVISGSLSDRFGRRIIILLSYLSVMFFGFASALSTSYVMFMVLRFFTGLCISGILIIAATLTVEWVDIEHRKLVGVIDSLAWTFGSAVFAGIAYLVTDWRWLTVSVTSPLILILITSWWLPESARWLIANGKHEQAHMYLKRCAKMNQAENFIDSIKTETLSDIVVTEKKDRTYSLLDLIRTPKIRRLALGTGFLWFCVSTTYFFISFHITGFWLDIYFTQFAYSLIEIPTKIALYFLLDKIGRRPTVVGTQLIVAICLGINIVLPKDMSLVITVIAVIGKGFSSAGFATLVLYTAELYPTVVRQIGLGYNSFYGRIGTALAPFILLLDEVWTELPQTVLCCIALLGVIITRILPETRDKCMLETIDDIEQQR, from the exons ATGAGATTCGAGAGCGTTCTAGCAGCAATAAAAGGATTTGGAAGATTTCAGAAGATGATCCTCGCAATGTGCTTTTTTGGCCGCTTCTCCATTCCCTGTCACTTCATGCTCAACAACTTCATCGCGGACGTTCCTTCTCACCACTGTGACTTCAGCTCTTTGGACGATGGAGGTGTTTTTAGGAATTTATCCATGGAGGAGAAGCTTGTTGTTAGTATTCCTGTCCAGGAGGATGGGACTCCGAGCTCCTGTCGAATGTTTGCAGAACCTCAGTATCACCTGCTGCAGAACTCCTCCAACTCTCCTGACGCACGGACGGTGCCATGTCAGACTGGATGGGTGTACGACAACACCACCCTCAGGTCTACTGTGACCTCACAG tgggaCTTggtgtgtgaaagaagagggAAAAATAAAGCAACTGCCACCATCTTCTTTATCGGAGCGATGATTGGAACCGTTATTTCTGGAAGCCTGAGTGACAG GTTTGGCCGACGGATCATAATCCTGTTGTCCTACCTGTCAGTGATGTTCTTTGGTTTTGCCAGTGCTCTCTCTACTTCCTATGTGATGTTTATGGTGCTGCGATTCTTCACTGGGTTATGTATATCTGGCATCCTCATCATTGCAGCAACCCTCA CTGTGGAGTGGGTGGACATTGAACACAGGAAACTGGTGGGAGTGATCGACAGCTTGGCCTGGACATTTGGTAGTGCAGTGTTTGCAGGAATTGCTTACCTGGTGACTGACTGGCGGTGGCTGACTGTCAGTGTCACCTCACCTCTGATCTTGATCTTGATCACCTCGTG GTGGCTGCCAGAGTCAGCAAGGTGGCTCATAGCCAATGGAAAGCACGAGCAAGCTCATATGTACTTGAAGAGATGCGCCAAGATGAACCAAGCAGAGAATTTCATTGACTCAATTAAAACGGAG ACATTATCAGACATTGTTGTGACTGAGAAAAAAGATCGGACCTATTCCTTGCTTGATCTGATAAGAACACCCAAAATAAGGAGACTGGCCCTCGGCACTGGTTTCCTATG GTTTTGTGTGTCAACTACATATTTTTTCATCAGTTTCCACATTACAGGCTTCTGGTTGGATATATATTTCACCCAGTTTGCTTATTCTTTGATTGAAATCCCAAcaaaaatagcactttattttcTACTGGATAAGATAGGCAGAAGACCAACAGTGGTGGGAACTCAGCTGATTGTTGCAATCTGCCTTGGAATCAACATTGTATTACCTAAAG ACATGTCTCTGGTCATAACGGTGATAGCAGTTATTGGAAAAGGATTTTCTTCAGCAGGGTTTGCCACACTTGTACTCTACACTGCAGAGCTCTATCCCACTGTAGTAAG GCAGATTGGTCTGGGCTACAACTCCTTCTATGGTCGAATTGGAACAGCTCTGGCTCCTTTTATTCTCTTACTGGATGAGGTATGGACGGAGCTACCCCAGACTGTGCTGTGCTGTATAGCCTTACTGGGGGTAATAATCACAAGAATACTTCCAGAAACACGCGACAAGTGCATGCTGGAGACCATAGACGACATTGAGCAACAGCGGTAG